A stretch of Colletotrichum lupini chromosome 2, complete sequence DNA encodes these proteins:
- a CDS encoding NAD dependent epimerase/dehydratase, protein MTLARFAPLSIVREVPHHRSNKFYGQPTTSYTVLPVLDDNSTSTLRTSGFIDTYTILPQHLYTTTIKISATMLCILPDELLLITGVTGHVGFAVLTHALKAGHTVRCAVRSEAKAAFIRSRPQIRALDLPRARLNFTIVPDITTDGAYDDAIRGVSAVIHVASPLATADSVPRDLHQEYFIQPAVRGTLGMLEAAKRAGTVRRVVITSSVVALTSVDHLEGRERREAVQPTERTGFKPEPYESEFAAYAASKVAALKGAEAWIAREQPRFEVIHLHPSFVIGRNDIATTASEAMKGTNAVILATLRGKKMGCSYPGATVHVDDVARAHVQALLPTVPGNKGYILSTKSRWNDAKLIAKRSFPEAVERKLIVSSGSVGTVNIDFDASASEEVFGFKLQSFEEQVRSVVGHFVELRLRRPALPTVSSSSMAVNQHLRPEVVAA, encoded by the coding sequence ATGACCCTCGCCCGCTTCGCACCACTTTCCATAGTGAGAGAGGTTCCCCATCATCGATCAAACAAATTCTACGGACAACCGACTACTTCTTACACAGTTCTGCCCGTTCTGGACGACAATTCCACTTCCACTCTCAGGACGTCCGGTTTCATCGACACTTACACCATCCTACCTCAACACTTATATACGACTACCATCAAGATCTCAGCAACCATGCTGTGTATCCTCCCAGACGAGCTTCTGCTCATCACAGGCGTCACTGGCCATGTCGGATTCGCCGTTCTCACTCACGCCCTGAAGGCAGGCCACACCGTCCGCTGCGCCGTCCGCTCAGAGGCAAAGGCTGCCTTCATCCGCTCGCGACCTCAGATCCGCGCACTTGACCTACCCCGCGCGAGACTCAACTTCACCATCGTACCAGATATCACCACCGATGGTGCCTACGACGATGCCATCCGCGGCGTCTCTGCAGTCATTCACGTTGCTTCACCACTTGCGACCGCCGACTCAGTACCTCGCGATCTGCACCAGGAGTACTTCATCCAGCCCGCCGTCCGCGGCACCCTCGGTATGCTCGAGGCCGCCAAGCGTGCGGGCACTGTTCGCAGGGTAGTCATCACGAGCTCAGTCGTTGCCCTTACTTCAGTAGACCACCTCGAGGGTCGCGAGCGCAGGGAGGCTGTCCAGCCCACGGAGAGGACCGGCTTCAAGCCTGAGCCGTATGAGAGCGAGTTCGCCGCCTACGCCGCCTCCAAGGTGGCCGCTCTCAAGGGCGCCGAGGCGTGGATTGCAAGAGAGCAGCCCCGCTTCGAGGTCATTCACCTCCACCCTTCCTTTGTCATCGGCCGCAACGATATCGCGACCACGGCGAGCGAGGCGATGAAGGGCACCAACGCCGTCATCCTCGCCACCCTCCGCGGCAAGAAGATGGGCTGCAGCTACCCCGGCGCAACAGTCCACGTCGACGATGTCGCGCGCGCACATGTCCAGGCTCTTCTGCCCACCGTTCCGGGCAACAAGGGCTACATCCTCAGCACCAAGTCCCGCTGGAACGACGCGAAGCTCATTGCCAAGAGGAGCTTCCCCGAGGCCGTCGAGAGGAAGTTGATTGTCAGCAGCGGCTCCGTGGGCACGGTCAACATTGACTTTGACGCCTCTGCTTCCGAGGAGGTGTTTGGCTTTAAGCTGCAGAGTTTTGAGGAGCAGGTGCGCAGTGTTGTTGGGCACTTTGTCGAGCTGAGACTGAGACGCCCTGCGCTACCGACGGTTTCTTCGTCTTCGATGGCGGTGAACCAGCATTTGAGGCCCGAGGTTGTGGCCGCATAG
- a CDS encoding hsp90-like protein, with protein MVNTPPAKAVSEGRRERETFRSAPQTSLIFGIEFPDRLRRYDSSLIAHTVYNDPNNLKPSSELRSCPDAALTSFAELGALRLNATRAMISLFDSKYQYVIAEATQSLALTPDTNPPETQRGDIDQLLLCGTAIPRSSGICELILSISDHLNEQHPSGPHQLPVTIIPDLSVDPRTSSRAFCLNTPQCRFYAGVPIRSQSGIHIGVFSIYGDTPRKSFDNVENQLMQDISKVILNYLDAKRNRDDHRRADRMVRGVGSFVEGKSTMSGWRDRNNIDSFDDHPSFEGALNKHQQRIERNREEVAFEASQTPQHQSSAVAMQNAPQPEVQAPDDKPVSPTADSRPYPQPNQDPEALPSVSGTSLESIHSGTESVSQGDGDSHMTHIRHIFSKAANVIREAIEVESVLFVDASIGSFGGLAVPRATNMRSARGRGSSSSSSDEQTSPSLSTGSVLGSDTDQDDSLCAVLGFSSSSTSSVDGDLPSLNHTSVSEKFLTKLLRRYPQGKIFSFDENGSIQSSDHSGDDHIAQPETPLQEIVDIVRGPTEDERQRNKKRKHAYSRRNEGKTLSGLFSGTRSMAIIPLWDVQKQRWYAGGFACTKTPTRVLTVEGELSYLRAFASVIMSEVDHVSSMLVDKAKTDLLSSLSHELRSPLHGIILGAELLHDTTMDAFQGETLVSIENCGRTLLETIDHLLDWSKINNFIGPSNHRRNSTTFGERGLRARDRKISIEAGMMSITSNVEVDVLSEEVVESVCAGFSYQRISVAQLAGNRPTDHADTTALRRLDSMQAMEEMATRTNKIGDLQLILGDVSVTFDISPAVSWGFHTQPGALRRVIMNLLGNSLKYTEKGFVNVNVNQLAPLTDVPSTKAIIQIDVVDSGRGISHEYLQHHLFAPFAQEDSFSAGAGLGLSLVKRIVSKLRGSIQVWSKVGRGTKVRVQLPLLCANPASPTVANVDDGNIDTFRASVGELMGLRVKLLGFPEDYGVKMPDELASNTPSEGALVTNLCREWLHMHIIDQSIPPSQQLLPDLVLSTEKQLEQLLTERRLGIINTPVVVICRNALIARQLVTSARFTGNRIVFEFISQPIGPRKLAKVLLLSFKRWTKMQERAIPTPTMLSLASPEASNAGGDTPTGFAQDRLTDVGSTEALPDVSTGEDLPERLKELPNTEVEAKQGVDDQAVQARETEPRPEDVALPDTPEEHPKRLTLDGQDTPRLSHRPKKTGGFRPKFLLVDDNPLNLKMLATYMTRLGHDYRNARDGQEALDEFRQAPGEYHCILMDISMPVMDGFEATRRIRAIETKDSLSRCLIIALTGLASANAQQEAFASGIDLFLTKPVRLKELSKILESKDIA; from the exons ATGGTCAACACTCCGCCGGCCAAGGCCGTCTCTGAGGGTCGCCGCGAGAGGGAGACATTCAGGTCCGCGCCCCAAA CTTCGCTCATCTTTGGTATTGAATTTCCTGACCGCCTCCGCAGATATGACAGTTCCTTGATCGCACATACAGTCTACAACGACCCAAACAATCTCAAGCCATCCTCGGAACTTCGGTCATGTCCTGATGCGGCACTCACTTCCTTCGCTGAACTCGGCGCTCTACGCCTGAATGCGACCCGGGCCATGATATCCCTCTTCGACAGCAAGTATCAGTACGTCATTGCTGAAGCTACGCAGTCACTGGCTCTGACTCCCGACACCAATCCTCCAGAAACCCAGCGCGGGGATATCGACCAGCTGCTACTGTGCGGCACCGCTATCCCACGATCTTCCGGCATATGCGAGCTCATCCTCTCAATCTCCGATCACCTCAACGAACAACATCCTTCGGGTCCCCATCAGCTACCTGTTACCATTATTCCAGACCTTTCTGTAGATCCTAGGACCTCTTCGCGAGCCTTCTGTCTCAACACGCCGCAATGTCGCTTTTATGCCGGAGTCCCAATCCGTTCACAAAGCGGTATACACATTGGTGTCTTTAGCATCTACGGAGATACCCCGCGCAAAAGCTTTGACAATGTGGAAAATCAACTCATGCAGGATATTTCGAAAGTGATCTTGAACTATCTCGACGCAAAACGGAACAGGGACGATCACCGACGCGCAGACAGGATGGTTCGCGGCGTTGGCAGCTTCGTCGAGGGCAAGAGCACCATGTCGGGATGGAGGGACAGGAATAATATTGACTCGTTCGATGACCACCCGTCATTTGAGGGGGCTCTGAACAAACACCAGCAAAGGATCGAACGCAACAGAGAAGAGGTGGCATTCGAGGCCTCTCAAACACCACAACATCAGTCGTCTGCTGTTGCAATGCAGAATGCGCCACAGCCAGAAGTCCAAGCACCAGATGATAAGCCAGTCTCGCCTACAGCGGATTCTCGACCATATCCTCAGCCAAACCAAGACCCGGAAGCACTCCCATCTGTGTCCGGGACCTCCTTGGAAAGTATCCATTCAGGGACAGAAAGTGTTTCGCAGGGAGACGGTGACTCGCACATGACACATATTCGGCACATTTTCTCAAAGGCCGCCAACGTTATTCGAGAAGCTATAGAGGTTGAGAGCGTGCTTTTTGTGGACGCCAGTATCGGCTCGTTCGGAGGGCTTGCTGTCCCTAGAGCGACCAACATGAGGTCTGCCAGGGGCCGAggctcatcatcatcatctagTGACGAGCAAACAAGCCCCAGTCTAAGTACCGGGAGTGTGTTGGGCAGCGATACCGACCAAGACGACAGCTTATGTGCGGTCCTCGGCTTCTCGAGCTCATCTACCTCAAGCGTCGACGGAGACCTACCGTCTCTGAATCACACCTCCGTATCCGAAAAGTTCCTTACGAAATTGTTACGAAGATATCCGCAAGGTAAAATTTTCAGCTTCGACGAGAACGGCTCTATCCAATCCAGCGACCATTCCGGCGACGACCATATCGCACAGCCAGAAACACCACTTCAGGAGATCGTAGATATTGTACGGGGCCCAACCGAGGACGAACGGCAACGAAACAAGAAACGAAAGCATGCCTACTCGAGACGGAACGAAGGGAAAACTCTCAGCGGCCTATTTTCAGGAACCAGAAGCATGGCCATCATACCTTTGTGGGACGTACAAAAGCAACGTTGGTACGCAGGCGGATTCGCCTGTACCAAGACTCCAACTCGAGTGCTTACCGTCGAAGGCGAGCTCAGCTACTTACGCGCCTTTGCATCAGTCATCATGTCAGAGGTCGATCACGTCAGCTCGATGCTTGTTGACAAGGCGAAGACGGACTTGTTGAGCTCACTTTCTCATGAGCTACGCTCCCCGCTCCACGGCATTATTCTTGGCGCAGAGTTGTTGCACGATACCACTATGGACGCTTTCCAGGGAGAGACATTGGTTTCGATCGAAAATTGTGGTCGCACACTGCTGGAAACAATAGACCACCTCTTGGACTGGAGCAAGATCAACAACTTCATCGGCCCGTCAAACCACCGGAGAAACTCAACCACATTTGGTGAGCGAGGCTTGAGAGCTCGGGATCGAAAGATTAGCATCGAAGCTGGTATGATGAGCATCACATCAAATGTCGAAGTCGACGTTCTGTCGGAAGAGGTTGTCGAGAGTGTCTGTGCTGGCTTCAGTTACCAACGCATCTCTGTGGCCCAACTTGCGGGCAACAGACCGACAGACCACGCCGATACTACTGCATTACGCAGACTTGACAGCATGCAAGCAATGGAAGAAATGGCGACGAGAACCAACAAAATCGGGGATTTACAACTCATCCTCGGAGACGTATCCGTCACTTTCGACATTTCACCCGCGGTCTCCTGGGGTTTCCATACACAGCCTGGAGCTTTGAGGCGAGTCATCATGAATCTCCTAGGGAACTCGCTCAAGTACACAGAAAAGGGATTCGTCAACGTCAATGTTAACCAGCTGGCCCCGTTGACTGATGTACCATCCACCAAGGCTATCATTCAAATCGATGTGGTAGATTCTGGACGTGGCATTAGTCATGAATACCTACAACATCATCTATTCGCGCCCTTCGCCCAGGAGGACTCTTTTTCTGCCGGAGCCGGTCTCGGTCTGAGCTTGGTCAAGCGGATAGTTAGCAAGCTGCGTGGGTCTATCCAGGTATGGAGTAAGGTCGGACGAGGGACGAAAGTGAGGGTTCAACTTCCCTTGCTATGCGCCAACCCAGCATCACCAACGGTAGCCAACGTGGATGATGGCAACATCGATACCTTTCGGGCATCTGTCGGCGAACTCATGGGTCTAAGAGTCAAACTGTTGGGTTTCCCTGAAGACTACGGAGTCAAAATGCCCGACGAGTTGGCCAGCAACACCCCCAGCGAAGGAGCACTGGTCACAAATCTCTGCAGGGAATGGCTTCATATGCACATCATTGACCAGTCCATCCCGCCCTCGCAACAACTCCTTCCCGACTTGGTTCTGTCTACAGAAAAGCAACTAGAGCAGCTTTTGACGGAGCGCCGCTTAGGCATCATTAACACACCGGTCGTGGTGATATGCCGGAACGCGCTTATCGCGCGCCAACTAGTTACCTCGGCACGATTCACCGGTAATCGCATCGTATTTGAGTTCATCTCACAGCC GATTGGCCCGAGAAAACTTGCCAAGGTGCTTTTGCTGAGCTTCAAGCGATGGACGAAAATGCAAGAACGGGCGATACCAACTCCTACAATGTTATCCTTGGCCAGCCCCGAAGCGTCCAACGCGGGCGGCGACACGCCGACTGGGTTTGCACAAGACAGACTCACGGACGTGGGAAGCACCGAAGCCCTTCCAGACGTTTCAACCGGAGAGGATCTCCCCGAGAGATTGAAGGAGTTGCCAAATACCGAGGTCGAAGCAAAGCAGGGTGTGGACGACCAAGCTGTGCAGGCGAGAGAAACGGAGCCAAGGCCTGAGGATGTCGCTCTACCGGACACGCCGGAAGAACATCCCAAGAGGCTAACGCTCGATGGCCAAGACACCCCCCGATTGTCTCACAGACCAAAGAAGACGGGAGGATTTCGTCCCAAGTTTCTCCTGGTGGACGACAACCCACTCAACCTCAAGATGCTGGCAACGTACATGACGAGGCTTGGACACGACTATCGGAACGCAAGAGACGGGCAAGAAGCGTTAGACGAGTTCCGCCAAGCACCGGGCGAGTATCACTGTATTCTGATGGACATCTCGATGCCTGTGATGGACGGCTTCGAGGCGACACGACGGATTCGTGCTATAGAGACGAAAGACAGCCTGTCACGCTGTCTGATCATCGCGCTTACGGGATTGGCATCAGCCAATGCACAGCAAGAAGCGTTTGCGAGTGGCATCGATCTATTCCTGACTAAACCTGTGCGGCTGAAGGAGCTAAGCAAGATACTGGAGAGCAAGGATATAGCATGA